A window of Polaribacter litorisediminis contains these coding sequences:
- a CDS encoding tyrosine-type recombinase/integrase — protein sequence MKLNYSEPRIYTGGIDISMWSKLSTTEKKDALERPWYVYFLFRNPATGKLKRQPNIKAGANKYKTKRERYAFLKTMQQSLLELLEYGFNPYEDNSKLEESLFSSEEIKTTDETSTKEQPTEVVPQAERIIPQTTQEEPGKSIGESISFTLDLKVSMMNKNSFVQYKSRIGLFEKWLKANNYYNNPVSFITKKFVTEYLNDVLKRTSARTRNNTRTDIASMFQLLEDNEWIRVNFVRRIPKLKSIPKRNKTYTPKQEEDIYAYLEKNDPFLLLFIQFVSYNFLRPIEICRLKVEDIDIENKRMYIKAKTKPVQKKIIPKILLEKLPDLSEKDSKANLFGRYEIGEPWDAEPINKRSEFSKRFKSVKDHLKLGTDYGIYSFKHTHVTKLYVKYRETMSAQGVKNKLKGITGHATIDALEKYLRDIDAELPEDYSEDFS from the coding sequence ATGAAACTGAATTATTCTGAGCCAAGAATCTACACTGGTGGTATAGATATTTCGATGTGGTCTAAATTATCAACTACAGAAAAAAAAGATGCATTAGAGAGGCCCTGGTATGTTTATTTTTTATTTCGGAATCCAGCTACAGGAAAACTAAAAAGGCAACCGAACATCAAAGCAGGGGCAAATAAGTATAAAACCAAAAGAGAACGTTATGCTTTTTTAAAGACCATGCAACAATCTCTTTTAGAATTGTTGGAATATGGGTTTAATCCTTATGAAGATAATAGTAAATTAGAAGAGAGCCTATTTTCATCAGAAGAAATAAAAACCACGGACGAAACTTCAACAAAAGAACAACCAACAGAAGTTGTTCCACAAGCAGAAAGAATAATACCACAAACAACGCAAGAAGAGCCAGGAAAAAGTATTGGAGAAAGTATTTCGTTCACCTTAGACCTAAAGGTCAGTATGATGAATAAAAACTCTTTTGTGCAGTATAAGAGTAGGATAGGGCTTTTTGAGAAATGGTTGAAAGCAAATAATTATTATAACAATCCTGTAAGTTTTATTACAAAGAAGTTTGTTACAGAATACTTAAATGATGTCTTAAAAAGAACAAGTGCTAGAACTCGAAATAACACTAGAACAGATATCGCTTCTATGTTTCAACTATTAGAAGACAACGAATGGATACGAGTGAATTTTGTACGAAGAATCCCTAAATTAAAATCCATCCCCAAAAGAAATAAAACCTATACACCCAAACAAGAGGAAGATATTTATGCCTATTTAGAGAAGAATGATCCTTTTTTATTGTTGTTCATTCAATTTGTATCCTATAATTTTTTACGTCCCATAGAAATTTGTCGATTGAAAGTAGAAGATATAGATATTGAAAATAAAAGGATGTACATAAAAGCAAAAACAAAGCCAGTTCAGAAAAAAATCATTCCTAAAATCTTATTAGAAAAATTACCAGATTTATCAGAAAAAGACTCAAAGGCTAATTTGTTTGGTCGTTATGAAATAGGAGAGCCTTGGGATGCAGAACCCATCAATAAACGAAGTGAATTTTCGAAACGTTTCAAATCTGTAAAAGATCATCTGAAGTTGGGAACTGATTACGGAATTTACAGTTTTAAACACACCCATGTTACTAAATTATATGTAAAGTATAGAGAAACGATGAGTGCACAGGGAGTAAAAAATAAATTGAAGGGGATTACGGGTCATGCTACAATAGATGCCTTGGAAAAATATTTAAGAGATATTGATGCAGAATTACCTGAAGATTACTCAGAGGATTTCAGTTAA